The region AAATTCCTTTGTTTATCTACGTGTGCTGGCTGGGGGGAGTGCAGATTcctgaatgtcttttttttagtttactTCTCCTGTACATCTCCTCACACATCCGGACAAACCGGACAAGCAGGCCTGCTCAGCCTGAGTCGAGGCAACCTAAATTCCCACCAGCACCCACAGCCAGCAATAATGCCCACCATGCCATGAGGGAGGGGTGCACTAGGCAGGTTGAGTTGAAGAACCGTCCCGCACCCGTGAGAGGATCCAGCTATGActcacaggcacacacaaactGTCCCATACAAGCTCCACCCTTATGAGAGAGGATGTTTTTTCTTAGTCTGTCTGCGAAAAGTTTCAGTCTTGTGTGTTTTACCTTTGGATGTTGCTCAGGCACATGCTGTTTTGAGAACTTTGCAAGTTGAACCAACTCGGGTATGATCTCCTTCTTGTCGTAACTGTTGGTGCAGTTAATCAGAGTGCAAGCTACTGCATACAGGATTGTTTTGTCCTTAGACTAaagacacagagaaaaaaaaaaacagtgaatgtCAAAGCGTATCCGCTCGCTTCTTGTTTCTTCGGCGCTGACATTTTCAGACCTTGGCCAGTTCAAACATGGCTTTCAAAGCAAGTTCATCCTCCACAAAGTCATCCTTCACATCAGCATCGTTAGTCAGATAAGCAAGACCCTCAATAGCCCATTTTCTTGTCTTGGTATCAATCTGAGGATTACAAAGCCATCTaggacaaaaaagagaaacatttattgtgaAGTTATGTTATGTACTGTTAAAAGAAGACTTAAAACTGACTCTAAAGTGATATTACATACAGGTCTTGCAAATACTTACTTCCTGCACTGCTTGGCCAGTTTTTCTGTGGAGCCTTCAGCAAATTGCCTTAAACTGTAATCATCACCGCCGGCTGACCCCAATTTACAGAGTCCCTAAACAGGACATGAATAAGACCAGTTCCACActttttacatcattttctttacttttaaaaaatccaaattGCGTGTTAATCTTGTGAAATATTAGTTATTAATAGGAACTGACTGCATCGTTCATAGAGCAAAGGTTTCTCAAAACGGGAAATGAACTGTTTGGGTTAATGGCATTTTTGTCCCCTCCTATGCAAACTCACCACCAGTGCACGGATTTTGATCCTTTCGTTCTTGGTCTTCTTGTAAATGTCCTTGAGCAGCGATACGCCGTTGGTGATGAAGAAGCTGGCACGGCTCATCTTTGAGGAGGAGTGGATCAGTGCCTCGACTGCAACCATCTGGTCCACGTCACGTTCGGAGCCGCACAGCGCCACCATCATCTCCATGATGCCTTGGTGCCCCACAAGAGCATTGCCAACGTCAAAAGGACCCTGCAGCAACCCTGAGATGGTGTTGACTGCATGGATGGTCTTGTCCATGTCTTTGGGGTCAATTTTGGATctgaaagaaattaaaaaggATTTGGTAGTGTTGAGAGATGGATGTTGGTCAGTATTTGTACAACCTGGTGCTCGACTGATTGCTAACATCTGCTGTACAAACATACTTTATGTATTCTTCACAAATGTCTTTGAAATTGGCTCTCTCGGGGTCACAGGTGAGGTCGTCATAGAGCTTGTTTAAGAGCACACTGGCAATCAGCTGCGTATTCTCAGTCAGCGGCAACTGGTCTGGAAGTTCAGGGACCTGGCCACACACCTTGAGGATCTTCTTCAGACCTGGAGACCAAACCAATATTCTCACACCTCAGAGTTTATAGCAAAAGCAGGATCAGTCTACATGAAGGCAATGACTGCAGCTTTCTGGCTCACCATGATCAATAGTAAAGAGGGTGCGGgaattgtctttttcttttctgattttGCGAGGAACATTCTTGCTCAGCAGATTCAGAGCTTGATCTCTGCCATGGCCAGACACCTTCTTACTCGCAACCATctccagcagagagagaagaatcGTTTTAAGGTCTTTAGATGCATCTGTAATGGAACAAAATACATAATAGTGTCCATAAAAAAACACCAATGTGTGCATAGCTGCAACTTTTTGTTTTCCTAACATGAATAGAAAGGGTAGGAGATGTCAAAAAGAAGTCATTAATAAATGCTAAATGCAGTATTTTTCTGTCTCACCCAAAACCAAAGCTTCTTCTTTCCCATATTCCCTTTTGTCTCCACCTGTGAGGGAGTCATTGATGCACTGGAAGAGGTTGCAGGCCGCCAGCGCAATCTCCTCATCATCAATAGCCATGACGCTGCACAGCTTATCAACGCCCACCATGTGAAGAATAGCCATGGCCTGTTGATTGGTGCATAAGgccaaatacaaaaaaatgcaaatgtggaTGAGAGCTATGGAGGGACAGAGACGGCAGACTAGCTCAGTGTTCTGAAGTTTAACTTTGCTAACCCGGGCTTTGTGTCCTGTGCACATTCCTGACAACGTCCGAACTGCAGCAAGGATCATCTCCGCTTTGCCTGTCGCGATCAGGTTCAGCAGCAGAGGCACCCCGTTATTCTGGAAGattctctctgctcctgcatCCTCTCTGGCCAACACAATGAGGTTGTTGGCAGCCTAAACAGCGAGTGTTTAAGAGTGTCAACGCTGGTATTCTATCAATGGAAAGGCAATAGGATGTGCACttaccttttctttattttcttttcccatttcctcATCGAGGAGAATGTCGAACATGTTCTGTACCCTCGAGTCTGTGGAAAATGTTGTCTTGAGCTGTTGAGAGTTTACAGGTAATCTTAATTACTCTTTCATACGCACGTAATCACACGTGATTCCTTGTTCAACTAAGGCAAATGTTGCATGTATGGTGCTCTGACGGTGATTTGTGTGCGTTATTGTATTTGATGCTGACCTTGGCCTGGATTTCTGCGCCTAGTCTACGGAGGGTCTCCAGAAAGGTCCTGTTCTTTGGTTCAAGGGTGGCGCATCGCTGCACATCTTTGAAAGCCATGTCCAGTTTGCCCAGCTTCTCCAGAGCTTGGCAACGTCGGTACAAAGCTTTAATATCTGCGGCGTCAACGTCAATTGCtgtaaaagacatttttaaaaaaactattttaagGCAACTTTGTTGcggttccattttttttaataaaacttttTGGTGGCCAGAATGGTTAAAGTCTGGTATTGATTTTATCCCTTACCTTTAG is a window of Takifugu flavidus isolate HTHZ2018 chromosome 5, ASM371156v2, whole genome shotgun sequence DNA encoding:
- the unc45b gene encoding protein unc-45 homolog B isoform X2 — encoded protein: MGDPVQLKDEGNKHFQAGDIDKAIECYSSAIKVCPDKKMLAVIYRNRSACYLKKEKYNNAASDASKAIDVDAADIKALYRRCQALEKLGKLDMAFKDVQRCATLEPKNRTFLETLRRLGAEIQAKLKTTFSTDSRVQNMFDILLDEEMGKENKEKAANNLIVLAREDAGAERIFQNNGVPLLLNLIATGKAEMILAAVRTLSGMCTGHKARAMAILHMVGVDKLCSVMAIDDEEIALAACNLFQCINDSLTGGDKREYGKEEALVLDASKDLKTILLSLLEMVASKKVSGHGRDQALNLLSKNVPRKIRKEKDNSRTLFTIDHGLKKILKVCGQVPELPDQLPLTENTQLIASVLLNKLYDDLTCDPERANFKDICEEYIKSKIDPKDMDKTIHAVNTISGLLQGPFDVGNALVGHQGIMEMMVALCGSERDVDQMVAVEALIHSSSKMSRASFFITNGVSLLKDIYKKTKNERIKIRALVGLCKLGSAGGDDYSLRQFAEGSTEKLAKQCRKWLCNPQIDTKTRKWAIEGLAYLTNDADVKDDFVEDELALKAMFELAKSKDKTILYAVACTLINCTNSYDKKEIIPELVQLAKFSKQHVPEQHPKDKKDFIEQRVKRLLKAGVTSALAVMVKADNSILTEQTKEMLARVFLALSENPRDRGTIVAEGGGKALIPLALEGTEAGKVKASHALAKIASISNPEIAFPGERVYEVIRPLVSLLHTDRDGKQNYEALRGLTNLAGFSEKLRVKIVKESALPDIESYMFEQHDQLRQAATECMCNLVTCKEVQERFLQDGNDRLKLLVLLCGEDDEGLQTAAAGALAMLTAVQKKLCTKLTTVTLQWLEILQRLCLHHNPQIQHRGIVIVYNMLNSDDSELAKKLIESEMLEILSVIGKAEDSPKRQEALDAARTCLVKAMDLGLIKPFTNTS
- the unc45b gene encoding protein unc-45 homolog B isoform X1, with the protein product MGDPVQLKDEGNKHFQAGDIDKAIECYSSAIKVCPDKKMLAVIYRNRSACYLKKEKYNNAASDASKAIDVDAADIKALYRRCQALEKLGKLDMAFKDVQRCATLEPKNRTFLETLRRLGAEIQAKLKTTFSTDSRVQNMFDILLDEEMGKENKEKAANNLIVLAREDAGAERIFQNNGVPLLLNLIATGKAEMILAAVRTLSGMCTGHKARVSKVKLQNTELVCRLCPSIALIHICIFLYLALCTNQQAMAILHMVGVDKLCSVMAIDDEEIALAACNLFQCINDSLTGGDKREYGKEEALVLDASKDLKTILLSLLEMVASKKVSGHGRDQALNLLSKNVPRKIRKEKDNSRTLFTIDHGLKKILKVCGQVPELPDQLPLTENTQLIASVLLNKLYDDLTCDPERANFKDICEEYIKSKIDPKDMDKTIHAVNTISGLLQGPFDVGNALVGHQGIMEMMVALCGSERDVDQMVAVEALIHSSSKMSRASFFITNGVSLLKDIYKKTKNERIKIRALVGLCKLGSAGGDDYSLRQFAEGSTEKLAKQCRKWLCNPQIDTKTRKWAIEGLAYLTNDADVKDDFVEDELALKAMFELAKSKDKTILYAVACTLINCTNSYDKKEIIPELVQLAKFSKQHVPEQHPKDKKDFIEQRVKRLLKAGVTSALAVMVKADNSILTEQTKEMLARVFLALSENPRDRGTIVAEGGGKALIPLALEGTEAGKVKASHALAKIASISNPEIAFPGERVYEVIRPLVSLLHTDRDGKQNYEALRGLTNLAGFSEKLRVKIVKESALPDIESYMFEQHDQLRQAATECMCNLVTCKEVQERFLQDGNDRLKLLVLLCGEDDEGLQTAAAGALAMLTAVQKKLCTKLTTVTLQWLEILQRLCLHHNPQIQHRGIVIVYNMLNSDDSELAKKLIESEMLEILSVIGKAEDSPKRQEALDAARTCLVKAMDLGLIKPFTNTS